In Megalobrama amblycephala isolate DHTTF-2021 linkage group LG9, ASM1881202v1, whole genome shotgun sequence, the sequence CTCATAATAACCCTCTCACACAAGTGCGGGCCAGTGTTGCCACCTTGTGAAACAACTGATTAgtacaaaacaaattaaatgcGCATGTGCGACCTGCGTGTACAAAGTATgggtggttaaaaaaaaatggagtgaCAAGCGTCAAGAGTAGGCTTCGTTTACTATTCTGGTGATGAAATTTGCATCTCATGCATTGTAGGCGGATCCGTGTGTACGCGTGAAAACCAAAGTATATAGCTTACTTTGGTTTTTAGGGTTTCAGGACAGGTCCAATAATATTtgctcataaaaaaattattgcttttatacTTATAGTGATTGCTTTCATTTCTGTTTCACATACAAAGCACTCTGAGGAGAATGCTGGTCTCAACAGGTCTTTTGGCACCCTGGGAGTACAAAAGAGAGCAGGAGACTTTAAGGCGGTCATTTAGAGGCGTAGCATTGAACATCTGAGAGGAGACCAACAGTGTCTGTCCAAATTCATCCTCCTTaggaaaaaaaaggttaaagCATCAGGACACAGAACTGTAGTTTACAATCATCATGCTTTGCCTGGTGTTATATTTCACCTGTAGGGCTGGTGTGAGCTGTTCTCCTAGTTGTGGGTTCCAGTACATCAGAGGTTGTATTGAGGGACATGAGATCACAGTGGAACAGGTCAACGTCAACTTGGTGCCCTCTAGAACTTCCAGCACCTGAACATGTGGGTTCAGGATAGGCGGTGGAACGTCTTAGAATTAAGAAAAGAGTTAATACatcatacattaaaaaaaagaaagaaagaaagaaagaaagaaagggggAGGGAGGGGGGCATTTTGGCACAACATGctgttattatttaataaaataaggttTCCAACCTTTATGGACTGTGATGTTCACTCCATTCGTAAAAGTGTATATGAGAGGTTCAGGACCCTGAAGTCTGAAGAAATATATGTCACTGAATTCagcgggaaagttatgaaacaCTGTGGTGCAATTTTTGTTTAAGATGTTGCCAATCACGTTTCCTTTTAGAAGAGAAAACTCCGAACTGAGAACATTTGCCCCAGTCGTGGTTGTTTTTCTCCACATTGCCTCAACAGACTTGTTTAGGGACTTTTTGAATGAGTTGGGAAACTCAAACtgacatggaatttgaacacagaAACCACTTATCACATCTATCTTCTGAGGCATTTTAATTTCCCATGTGTTGCTGGCAGCACCTTcatacataaacacacaagGCATGTTCTACATTAGTTTAATACAGTACATAATGCCAATGTAGACCTGCTTTCGTCATAGACACTCATTCAGTAATTGTTCATGGATTAATCTAAAACTAATATTTCAAACCCAACAAATCAACAAAACCAAGTCTCTCACCTCTCAATATCCAGATTATGACAACGAATACTTTAGGTCCACTCATGTTGCAAAAATCTGGAAAAAAACATATGAGAAATTTCAGTCAAGTAAACAGATGTGGCTTTTTAGACTTTGTTTTATCCTTTTTGACTTTGTGTGTAGACATACATAGATTGTAAAGGAACACTTAACaactttaaattattaaattaatactgATTATTActgatttttactttttttttttttttggtttgtaaTCAAAAATAATCAGAGACTTTTACCTGATGCAGAGCTGTCAGACAGTCACTCGGCAACTAAACGGATTACTGGAAACTGGAACTGAAAACACTAGAGTTTCACCATTAGCTTACTAAAAAATTGCACTATTACAAAAAGATGGTGAAACAGGACATTTGTTCTTCCTTTTAGGGTAAAATAAGTTGTAAAAggaattttatgcaaaatatacagTGGTGTGTATTGAAATATGGTGCGTATTTATAATCATACCTGTATATTATCTTAAagctaataataaaaaaatagccCACTTTAACATACAAATCAATCAGCCTAACAACAAGACGAACACTTGAACAACATTTTAGTAATGTTTAAATTGAAGGCACCACAGGTGAATAACGTAAATATCGCCAGACTTCCTCAGCTGATTAATTACAGTACATTTATACAatcattttgtatgtttttctgaatgtttaaataggcAAACAATCTaagtgctaatttgcatataGGAACAAACATGTTAGTTTTGGATATCTCTATTTAATCACTccataaaaagaaaatacagttGACAGTCAAAAAAAagagtcattttaaaaataaatgttatagaACTCAGGTTTGaataacacacaaacaaactttCAGAATACAGAAAGAGCTGGAAAGTGCTAATGAAGTGGAGATTTTAAGAAGATCGTTTTAAGAAAATGGACTTTTAATATCTACATAGAAATCTACATATATTGAGAAATCATGTGGGAAAATgcagcattattttttttttttttttttgatacctATACATTTACCTTACAAACATCTTgtaactttttaattttatttccacttttttccattatatttttttatgtaattttatagcgtgtaattgttttaatttgaaGACATTTACTTTAAACTCTACAGACTGCAAACTAATCCCCAAGCTTCACTGTAATAAAACAATTTCAACCAGTTGATAAAATATTGTATTAGTAGTCTTAACTGTCAGGTCATTATagcttaatttgacattttggtcatttaagttattattattattttttttaagttattatcATAAATCAGTTCATTTGACCTTAAACCACATAACTTTCTATTATCAcccacattattattatatgtcaaACCACAGATTTTGAATTTTGTTCCGTAATACTAAATCTCAACAGTAGGTGGCAGCACAGTGCAACATTTAGATACTGACGCTCCTTCAGATATGTAGGGTAATATCAATTTCTCATATCTCAGTTTAAATTAAATCACTTTCACCTAAAACAATCActtatagttcacccaaaaatgaaaattcagtcatcatttactcaccctcacgttgtTCTAAAACATGAATGTTGTACACGAGTTTCCTTGTTCTTTTgagaaaagaagatattttgatgaatgttggtaaccaaacagttactGGTCCCCAATGACTTCAATAGTACTTTTTcatggttaccaacattcttcaaaatatcttttgtgttcaacagaacaaagaaactcatacaggtttggaacaacttgagggtgagtaaatgatgacagaattttcatttttgtgtgaactttcACTttaacaagaagaagaagaagaagaaatttTTTCAATTACCTAATACTAGTGGCTCTAATGCCATAACAATCAAGTTAATTTTAGTGCATGGTATGCTAATAGTCTTAAGTATTAAATATAAACAGAAACAGAATTCATTTTCTGATATGTGGTTGGAAACAAAAAGCATGGGAATTTTTATCAGGATGTAggcaaaaacacacaataaaaTAAGGAACATTGACAAAGGGAACAAGACATGGAAATTGTTGTTCACATACGCAAACATTGGTGTATGCTATAAGGAAACCACAAGATCTTGAATAGATAGCCTGCATGTGAGACATAGTACACACTTAGGTGTTATTAgtatagtagtagtagtagtatcaGTATTAGTATTAGTGTTATTCTTTACTTTCAAAATTCAGAAAGGAATGGGATGATCTGATGTTCAGTCATGTGTCTTATCTAAAATGTGTGCTTTATAGACAATCAAGTAATTTACATATGCTTTACCTCTCACACAGGCACAATGGAGTAAACACACATATGTATTTAGGTTTCTGTGTTTGTTCATGTGTATGTCTCCTCCCTCTTCCTGCTCGTCTCTTTTTTGTCTCTAGAGAATGTGAAAAATGGGAGAAAGAggttcagagagagagagagagcagttgGAAGTGATGTCAATGAACCCTTTGCCTACACACTGAACATGACATCATAACACTTACACTCAGTCTCTGCTGGACACATTCACAATTTGATATATGCGGTTTCCTCAAAGACTGTGCTGAGTAGTTCAAACCTTCATTAAGACAGGTAAGAACACCCACAACAATTCATAACAATTCAAAGCTGTTTATAAATCTTTATgaatcgttttttttttatgtatttgttatGATTTTTACTATCGTTTTCAGTTTGTGTGataattttattgcatttttttgtattttataatcatatattacacatttaattagatttttaatGAGAATTCTAACATGGTCCATCTGCATTTTTCTTAGTCATATatactgttttctgttttgaacCATAAAAGGAGAAACACAACTAACTCTGACGCAAGACAACAGGTTTATTTTTCAAGAAGTATAATTGGGTTTTTTGCCAGAACATATTTACTTTTAGTAAATGCTAAACGTAATGGGAATACTGCAATAAGATCTCGTGACCTCTCATGATTCAGCACagtagtttaaaatatataactcCAGTTTTATATGCTGAAACCTCTTAGTTGCCAGACAACTCATATTTATCTTACTACATGGTGTAGCTCACAATACGAGCATGCACTTACACTTTGAACAGACTTATGATAAATTGCTCACTAAATGCATGCAATTAAGTGCAACACGTCATGATTGCAAGTTTTATGAAATGTTATCTGAGATGCTCTGGAGGGGGGAAACGAACTGAATGCTTGAATCAGGTGCatgaagtttatttttaatatatgtaaGAATCTATGCAGCTGTTGCCATTTAAAATCATTGATTTCGATTCCGCTTCTGTATTTTGTTGAAGGTGAAAGGTTCAGAGCCCCCCTCCACCCCTCTTTTTTTCCAGACAGATATTTTGAAACAGACACTGAGTAAGAGCTGGGTGGCTTCTGTCATGTGAGAGCCCAaacatttatgtcaagtttaaactgtatttaaatctaaatatatttaaacaacatttaaatatattttaataaccaCCCTATAAATACACAATGAAAATGTCTTGGGTGAATAAGAGAAAATACTTATATTTGTGTACCCATATTTACTCATGTAGTTCTTGGAAATTCTTTGAACATACATACTTCATTGACGCCGAttactttaaaacatttaaataaaccaacttaatttatttaagTTAACAAACTCAAAGATTAGTAGAAATTATAATAGAAATTACAAACTTGTTAATTacagtttatttgaaataccGAACGAACAAAGCTTTTGGTTATATGTTAGTTAGCAAAATACACAGGCATGTGCTGACGTAACTATCAAAGAGCCTATCGTTATTATATGTGCATAAATTGATCCATTCTCGACCTAACTGCAGGCACTACTCTTCACCACgatggtaaccctacaaaaattcaacataacagaaacaaaataacaGAGCATTAAACAATAACACATCTCCACTATATTAATCTTGTTCaaaaactttatttcaacatttattctctttACACTGTCTGTAAGGAGATCTAATAAATCTAATACCGCTAACTAACATTAGATTTTGAGTTCACATTAAAgtgttggttcacccaaaaattatcccatgatttactcaccctcaagacatcctaggtgtatatgactatcttctttcagacaaacacaaccagagatatatttaaaaatatccttagtcctccaaggtttataatggttgtgaattgTTGTGGTTTTGTTTGAACTGCGCGAGGTATCTAAACTACAATACTTCATCCTGCGTCATCGCAtcagaggattactcatttggcgcaagcCGGCTTGCGCATTCTGCGTACGGTCGTCCGCCGGAagttagttatttgaatttataaagttttaaatatggatatttgtcttacaaaattgcatcacttcgcttcagaagacctttattaacccactggagctgtatggattactttttttatgaatcgatgcattcttttttacttcaaaacgcaagcattcacaaccattataaagctcggaggactaaggatatttttaaatatatctctgattgtgttcgtctgaaagaagatagtgaTATACACCTAtacggcttgagggtgagtaaatcatgggataattttcgtttttgggtgaactaaccctttaaaggtaatagagaggattttttcgtcgactgagaatccaaagactgttactgagtttttgaaatgagcgcatgcgtaagaacagcccccctccttcacagctcatttcaaagaatgcctcccaaaactcgtgcacgagtattggaacacaagtgtttaccaccggcattcgctgtgttgtgttagtggattcattatgtcggactcaccgcaggtaactcataatctgcagttgttactcctgtctcctgacaaaaacattgcatgcggcgcctgtggagtgtggaaagttactggagcgcgcagccgcgcacgtctctcacaaggaacgtcacggcagtgattgacaagccagagggccaatagTTTACGCAATCATcgttggctgatgtttttaaggccctacctcgtgcacagatgatgtatattaaagcattactccacttttaaataaacttttgctgataatttactcacccctatgtcatccaagatgtccatgtctttctttcttcagtcgaaaagaaattaaggtttttgatgtaaacattctaggatttttctccatatcattcatttcaatgggcaccaaacggttgaaggtccaaatggcagtttcattgcagcttcaaagggctttaaacgacaccagacgatgaataagggtcttatctagcgaaacgattggtcatttaaaaaataaataaaacagtttaatttttataagcacaaatgctggccttgctcttttctccgatgcgcaTTCGTGAcatcacgtaatacgcaattacgttgaaaaggtcactgTTGATGTAGGCGGAAATATcgagtcagtgtttacattacaaatgtgcggaaggaggatcgtatacacatattcaaatgtctttgtgtcagtttattgtttaaccctttgagcggtacgttcccacatatgggatgtttatttctgtgcccctggccgtacggttccacatatgggatttagaatgttcagcgacgtcacataactgctagattcaaactgtgctttcgcgctctggctgcgagacggacgcgcgctctcttgtcatcacagctatgcagtgttttcagccacataatgtttcttttaaggtttcagacatttaaatacgcataagcaccattaaacaatacatttggagtttataaaataaacactgatgtcagacgtcagtggaagcatcaataaacagtgaattcaaatataatttgccgacatttattcatatcagacacacataatgggtctaagtaactataaagtttactctcttattcttccagttcaccagccacttacttgcatatatttcaggagaaactgatgtattcaccttcacctgctgtaaatcagactgacagaactctgaactgcagtgcaaactaagatggcggcgcccatctcgcattatagatcaagataaagatcatttataaaggtttttaaacgacaaaacacactcactcacacatatttgagaatcggaatatcatatagttgaagacatgtaagcaagtttgcgaatattttaaataaaaaaggaaaaacaaaataatagtgatccatctctcatacagtgttattgtggctacgTTCAGCGCTTGTGACGCgcacgcgtcgccatggaaacaataagggcaaacgttctaaaataagggtcgccttaaaaaaaactcactctggcggtcagttagaatattttaaactcaagGTGTGTGCGTATCCTGggtgttttaatattagaaagcctaaaagaaaatttttgtcaggacagaaatttgtgacttttcaGAAATTTCCTATACACAATCCTGAGCGAATGAAACTGGTTGATacgcctacgtcaaccgtgaccttttcaacgtaattgcgtattacgtgacgtcacgaacgcgcatcggagaaaagagcaaagccagcatttgtgcttataaaacttaaactttaaaaaaaaaaaatttttttaaatgaccgatcgtttcgctagataagacccttattcatcgtctggtatcgtctggtgtcgtttaaagccctttgaagctgcactgaagctgccatttggaccttcaaccatttggtgcccattgaaatgaatgatatggagaaaaatcctagaatgtttacatcaaaaaccttaatttcttttcgactgaagaaagaaagacatggacatcttggatgacataggggtgagtaaattatcagcaaaagtttatttaaaagtgaactaatcctttaatagtaTTTACTTTCAGTGTacctaataaatagtattttatcagttagtaaagacagtttcaagtaatattgcaaaaatgtataaaacaaaacattgtatttagcacctttaagtacaatgaactttcagtagtatttgagtgaaacaaactcatttaatttaattagtttaaaCTGTTTGGTTTGGTCAGTGTAACTGGGAACAGTGATTTGCTAAATATTcaaatgtccagttttcttgatgtGATTAGAATGTCATTTAAAAGGTTACAATAATTCTAATACAACATTCTCCTAGCTTTATTTTAACTTACAATATTATAACATTCATTAAACGTTTATTTTACATTCCAAGACAGTTAAAAGTCagcatatatacatacaggtacaaaaataatgatgttccgaaaatattgttttaaggGCATTTTTGTCAACATTATGAGAGCATTCATCAAGTTCAAATAACATCATAAGGACAGtctgaaaatgttgtttttagaATATTTTCTCTCAACATAATGAGAATGCATATcgaatattaaagggatagttcacccaaaaatgaaaattctgtcatcatttacacaacctcaagtagttccaaacctgtataaataaggtctcatttgttaatattagttaatttattaactaacatgagaaatacatttgttacagtatttattaatctttgttaatgttagttaataaaaaacaccgctgttcattgtttgttcatgttatttcatagtgcattatatggtggccgagagagctcaacacACTGCAACTgcagaaaacacaaacaaatagaaaaaacaccagaacaagaaattaaaaaaacaccagaaaaatgagaaaacatcttcaccagtttgacaacacatcctgcaaatactcacaacgcaaccaaatacagaaatgcactgcacCTAAATACAGAAATGGGCTGCAAATATTCACAACACACCCAAACACAGAAAAGTGCTGCAGAAAGCACAGACCACAATGGAGATGTGTCAAGGCGAGCCAACAAGTGATGAACCTGGCTGGGATATGCTTATTGTTCAATGTCTACCAGTTAGCGGTGTTGttgatgagtttttgtttattttaacatcCCAAACATACGTGTTTTGtaagtatttgcagcatgtttctgtatttgggtgCGTTGTAAActtttgcagcatgtttctatatttggttgcgttgtgaatatttgcagcgcatttctgtataTGGGTGCgatgtgaacttttgcagcctgtttctgtatttagttgcagtgcatttctgtatttgggtgcgttctgagtatttgcagcacgtgatgtcaaactgatgaagatgttttcttaattttctggtgtttttttaatttcttgtgttttcttcagttgcagtGCGCTGAGCTCTCTCTGCCACCGtagcattaactaatgttatcaaatacaacatttgattttaataatgtattagtgaAGGCTGAAATtgacattaagattaataatgtaaaaagtattgttcatagttcatgttaactaatgaaaccttattataCCATTGttatcttttttcttcttctgctgaacacaaaagaagatattctgaagaattcCGGTAACTAaacagccccattgacttccatagtatttttttgttccatacaatggaagtcaatggggcccatcaactgtctggtctGGTTACCGATATTCTacatatcttcttttgtgttcatcagatgaaagaaattcatacaggtttggaacaacttgagggtgagtaaatgattgcagaattttaatttttgggtgaactatccctttaataatgttataaGAATGTt encodes:
- the si:ch211-171h4.5 gene encoding myelin-associated glycoprotein, which translates into the protein MSGPKVFVVIIWILRGAASNTWEIKMPQKIDVISGFCVQIPCQFEFPNSFKKSLNKSVEAMWRKTTTTGANVLSSEFSLLKGNVIGNILNKNCTTVFHNFPAEFSDIYFFRLQGPEPLIYTFTNGVNITVHKDVPPPILNPHVQVLEVLEGTKLTLTCSTVISCPSIQPLMYWNPQLGEQLTPALQEDEFGQTLLVSSQMFNATPLNDRLKVSCSLLYSQGAKRPVETSILLRVLYAPKNTIALVSPSGPVSEGSVVILSCHSDANPEVRRYEWYKDSGSGKLELQNQGQTLTISARSNVQGLYVCKVYNNHGTDQSRAVAVDVNSCQCSIALYIVCGLLTLFLILITAVDLFKYKSLLKRLQGFESMPPLTYATLRKTSDSVYNVIQTRGSGTEEDYENRNFSKHKPISEPWPRS